In Morococcus cerebrosus, a single genomic region encodes these proteins:
- a CDS encoding DegT/DnrJ/EryC1/StrS family aminotransferase, which produces MLNTSLSPWPSFTQEEADAVSKVLLSNKVNYWTGTECREFEKEFAAFAGTQYAVALSNGTLALDVALKAMGIGAGDDVIVTSRTFLASASCIVTAGANPVFADVDLNSQNISAETIKAVLTPNTKAIIVVHLAGMPAEMDGIMDLAKEHDLWVIEDCAQAHGAKYKGKSVGSIGHVGAWSFCQDKIMTTGGEGGMVTTNDKELWSKMWSYKDHGKSYDAVYHREHAPGFRWLHESFGTNWRMMEMQAVIGRIQLKRMPEWTARRQAHAAKLAESLGKFKSIRLIEVADYIEHAQYKFYAFVKPEHLKEGWTRDRIVNELNARKVPCYQGSCSEVYLEKAFDNTPWRPKERLKNAVELGDTSLMFLVHPTLTDDEIAFCKEHIEAVLAEATA; this is translated from the coding sequence ATGCTTAACACATCCCTCTCCCCGTGGCCGAGCTTCACCCAAGAAGAAGCCGATGCCGTTTCCAAAGTCCTGCTGTCCAACAAAGTCAACTACTGGACAGGCACCGAATGCCGCGAATTTGAAAAAGAATTCGCCGCCTTCGCTGGCACGCAATACGCCGTCGCCCTTTCCAACGGCACACTGGCGCTTGATGTTGCGCTTAAAGCAATGGGCATCGGCGCAGGCGACGATGTCATCGTTACCTCACGCACCTTCCTCGCCTCCGCTTCCTGCATCGTTACCGCAGGCGCAAACCCCGTGTTCGCCGACGTGGATTTAAACAGCCAAAATATCAGCGCGGAAACCATCAAAGCCGTGCTGACGCCGAATACCAAAGCCATCATCGTCGTCCACCTCGCCGGTATGCCTGCCGAAATGGACGGCATCATGGACTTGGCAAAAGAACATGATTTATGGGTTATCGAAGACTGCGCCCAAGCGCACGGCGCGAAATACAAAGGCAAATCCGTCGGCTCCATCGGACACGTCGGCGCATGGTCGTTCTGCCAAGACAAAATCATGACCACCGGCGGCGAAGGCGGCATGGTCACCACCAACGACAAAGAGCTGTGGAGCAAAATGTGGTCGTACAAAGACCACGGCAAAAGCTATGACGCCGTGTACCACCGCGAACACGCCCCCGGCTTCCGCTGGCTGCACGAAAGCTTCGGCACCAACTGGCGCATGATGGAAATGCAGGCAGTCATCGGCCGCATCCAGCTCAAACGTATGCCCGAATGGACGGCACGCCGCCAAGCCCACGCCGCCAAGCTGGCAGAAAGCCTGGGCAAATTCAAAAGCATCCGCCTGATTGAAGTCGCCGACTACATCGAACACGCGCAATACAAGTTCTATGCCTTCGTCAAACCCGAACACCTCAAAGAAGGCTGGACGCGCGACCGCATCGTGAACGAACTGAACGCGCGCAAAGTCCCCTGCTATCAAGGCAGCTGCTCCGAAGTCTATTTGGAAAAAGCCTTCGACAACACGCCGTGGCGGCCGAAAGAGCGGCTGAAAAACGCCGTCGAACTGGGCGACACCAGCCTGATGTTCTTGGTGCATCCGACGCTGACCGACGACGAAATCGCGTTCTGCAAAGAACACATCGAAGCTGTGTTGGCAGAAGCCACAGCATAA
- a CDS encoding formyltransferase family protein, translating to MTKILFMGRKRLSANLLRLLSSQNGIEIVGVLTDSHLQGSPTAAAAKELGLPLYTFDTALEAMKEGRLKYDLGLSVLYWRKLRDEFLTVPRLGTINFHPALLPEYKGTGGYNLAIMDELSEWGSTAHYVDASIDTGEIIEVDRFPIDSSAETAQSLERKTMQALEPFAQRIIARAVEAQAKLPTTPNIGGRYVSRDEMEAMKQIHDGDDVEKKIRAFWFPPYDGAYVEIDGQKYTLINRQLLEEVAPKDSTSLFAGKANA from the coding sequence ATGACAAAAATATTATTCATGGGACGTAAACGGCTTTCCGCCAACCTGCTCCGGCTCTTATCTTCACAAAACGGCATCGAAATCGTCGGCGTACTGACCGACAGCCACCTGCAAGGCTCACCGACGGCTGCCGCCGCCAAAGAATTGGGCTTGCCGCTCTACACTTTCGACACCGCCTTGGAAGCAATGAAAGAAGGTCGTCTGAAATACGACTTGGGTTTGTCCGTACTCTACTGGCGCAAACTGCGCGACGAATTCCTGACCGTCCCGCGCTTGGGTACGATCAACTTCCACCCGGCCCTGTTGCCCGAATACAAAGGCACGGGCGGCTACAACCTTGCCATCATGGACGAATTGTCCGAATGGGGCAGCACCGCCCACTACGTCGATGCCTCCATCGACACCGGCGAAATCATCGAAGTGGACCGCTTCCCCATTGATTCTTCTGCCGAAACCGCCCAATCGCTCGAACGCAAGACCATGCAGGCATTGGAGCCGTTCGCACAACGCATTATCGCCCGCGCCGTCGAAGCGCAAGCCAAATTGCCGACCACGCCCAACATCGGCGGCCGCTACGTCAGCCGTGATGAAATGGAAGCGATGAAGCAAATCCATGACGGCGACGATGTCGAGAAAAAAATCCGCGCGTTCTGGTTCCCGCCTTACGACGGCGCATACGTCGAAATCGACGGTCAAAAATACACCTTGATCAACCGCCAACTGCTGGAAGAAGTCGCCCCCAAAGACTCCACCAGCCTTTTCGCAGGAAAAGCCAATGCTTAA
- a CDS encoding HAD family hydrolase: MKTINPETAVIVFDLDDTLYSEYEYKLSGIRAIVDTVAALYPDWDSDDLWRSIDPDGKDWLDKLCRHCGFNESEKQVLLWQYRLHRPTLTPYAPHDFLSELTAPFAARALITDGRSLTQRLKLEALGLYSLFDDILVSEACASEKPDGKRFRYLQDKYAGKADCFIYIGDNLSKDFIAPNALGWITIGLRPSGRNIHIHPPGSFSTEYHPAFWIDSLQDLASLINSSI, translated from the coding sequence ATGAAAACGATTAATCCCGAAACCGCCGTCATTGTCTTCGACTTGGACGATACGCTGTACTCGGAATACGAATACAAGCTCTCCGGCATCCGTGCGATCGTCGATACCGTCGCCGCCCTGTATCCCGATTGGGATTCAGACGACCTATGGCGCAGTATCGACCCCGACGGCAAAGACTGGCTGGACAAGTTGTGCCGCCACTGCGGTTTCAACGAATCGGAAAAACAGGTTCTTCTGTGGCAATACCGGCTGCACCGCCCGACGCTGACGCCGTATGCCCCGCATGATTTCCTGTCCGAGCTGACCGCGCCCTTCGCCGCACGCGCACTGATTACCGACGGCAGAAGCCTGACCCAACGCTTGAAACTGGAAGCCTTGGGGCTGTATTCCCTGTTTGACGACATCCTCGTCTCCGAAGCCTGCGCTTCGGAAAAGCCCGACGGCAAACGCTTCCGCTATTTACAAGACAAATATGCCGGCAAGGCAGACTGTTTCATCTACATCGGCGACAACCTTTCCAAAGACTTCATCGCGCCGAACGCTTTGGGCTGGATTACCATAGGCTTGCGTCCCTCCGGGCGTAATATCCACATTCACCCGCCTGGAAGTTTTAGTACAGAATATCATCCCGCTTTTTGGATTGACTCCCTTCAAGATTTAGCTTCCCTAATCAATTCAAGCATTTAG
- a CDS encoding ATP-grasp domain-containing protein has translation MKKNNVLILSAGRRVELVQDFQTEAAKFSDDVKILTTDLVPRMSSACHVSDGSFEVPLISSDSYIDSIFDLAVRENIGLIIPTIDTELQKLANERGRFEAAGIHIIVSDADFIARCRDKRKTADLFARYGIRSPEIYDREKLVFPCFAKPYDGSRAIGAKRIDTPADLTPEVLADPKLMFCQLIDIENEFFEFTVDMYYDHEGRLKCAIPRKRLEVRTGEVSKGITRKNSLYQTLLEKMAVLEGARGCITAQFFCNEETGEFYGVEINPRFGGGFPLTYAAGGNYPGWLMHEYFRNEEIPFSDDWENNLIMLRYDAKVLVHEND, from the coding sequence ATGAAAAAAAATAACGTACTTATCCTTTCCGCAGGAAGACGAGTTGAATTGGTACAGGATTTTCAAACCGAAGCCGCCAAGTTTTCAGACGATGTCAAGATTTTGACGACGGACTTGGTACCACGTATGTCTTCCGCCTGCCACGTTTCGGACGGTTCGTTCGAAGTGCCGCTGATCAGTTCGGATTCGTATATCGACAGCATCTTCGATCTGGCGGTACGAGAAAACATCGGTTTAATCATCCCCACCATAGACACCGAACTGCAAAAACTGGCAAACGAACGCGGCCGCTTCGAAGCGGCAGGTATCCACATCATCGTTTCCGATGCGGACTTTATTGCGCGATGCCGCGATAAACGTAAAACCGCCGACCTGTTTGCCCGCTACGGCATACGCTCGCCCGAAATTTACGACCGCGAGAAGTTGGTTTTCCCTTGCTTCGCCAAACCTTACGACGGCAGCCGCGCCATCGGCGCCAAACGGATTGACACACCAGCCGATCTGACACCTGAAGTATTGGCAGATCCCAAATTAATGTTCTGCCAGCTTATCGACATCGAAAACGAATTTTTCGAGTTTACCGTCGATATGTATTACGACCATGAAGGTCGTCTGAAATGCGCCATCCCGCGAAAACGCTTGGAAGTGCGTACCGGCGAAGTCAGCAAAGGCATTACCCGCAAAAACAGCCTCTACCAAACACTGCTGGAAAAAATGGCGGTATTGGAAGGCGCGCGCGGCTGCATTACGGCGCAATTCTTCTGCAACGAAGAAACCGGCGAATTCTACGGCGTGGAAATCAACCCCCGCTTCGGCGGCGGCTTCCCGCTGACGTATGCCGCAGGCGGCAATTACCCAGGCTGGCTGATGCACGAATACTTCCGCAACGAAGAAATCCCGTTTTCAGACGACTGGGAAAACAACCTCATCATGCTGCGCTACGATGCCAAGGTCTTGGTTCATGAAAACGATTAA
- a CDS encoding sugar transferase, translated as MSKFFKRLFDIIASASGLIFLSPVFLILIYLIRKNLGEPVFFTQERPGKDGKPFKMIKFRSMRDAVDKDGNPLPDSERLTPFGKKLRATSLDELPELWNVLKGEMSLVGPRPLLMSYLPLYNEFQNRRHEMRPGVTGWAQVNGRNALSWDEKFAHDIWYIDHYSFWLDMKILFLTVKKVFIKEGISAEGEATMPYFTGNDTDEKK; from the coding sequence ATGAGTAAATTCTTCAAACGCCTGTTTGACATCATCGCCTCCGCCTCAGGACTGATTTTCCTCTCGCCCGTATTTTTGATTTTGATATACCTTATCCGCAAAAACTTGGGCGAACCGGTATTCTTCACCCAAGAGCGGCCAGGCAAAGACGGCAAACCGTTTAAAATGATTAAATTCCGCTCCATGCGCGATGCGGTCGATAAAGACGGCAACCCGCTGCCCGACAGCGAGCGGCTGACCCCTTTCGGCAAGAAACTGCGTGCGACGAGCCTGGACGAACTTCCTGAGCTTTGGAACGTTCTAAAAGGAGAGATGAGCCTGGTCGGCCCAAGACCGCTGTTGATGAGCTACCTGCCGCTTTACAACGAATTTCAAAACCGCCGCCACGAAATGAGGCCCGGCGTTACCGGTTGGGCGCAGGTCAACGGACGCAACGCGCTTTCGTGGGACGAAAAGTTCGCACACGATATTTGGTATATCGACCATTACAGTTTTTGGCTGGATATGAAAATCCTGTTTTTGACGGTCAAAAAAGTCTTTATCAAAGAAGGCATTTCGGCTGAGGGAGAAGCCACCATGCCGTATTTCACAGGGAATGACACAGATGAAAAAAAATAA
- a CDS encoding glycosyltransferase — translation MNITIVAPYCSLPSEPHFNRFWYLAELLSQSHDVLLITSNFKHYDKSFRRPEDAESASQGRLKVMLLEESGYGKNVSLDRVKSHHVFVKHFEQWLNNCRPGEQDVVFSAYPLIATNLLLGEHKARLGYKLIIDVQDVWPESFSSVVPFLKKIPHNLLPFSSRANRAYRYADALVAVSQTYLGRAKEANPNVPGEVVYIGADFPKLDVAPAKDFGDDKTRFFYLGTLSYSYDVETVCKGVRKLLDDGENVELHIMGGGPDLDRLKQYACDGIQFYGYIPYAEMMSVAKGCDISVNAIHSYAMQSITNKLSDYMALQKPILNSQVNDEVAEVLTLLPHADYRSGDVDSFVQAAKDILARKNDPVQSDEIVRRFKRDVAYQKIVNLIERLAHE, via the coding sequence ATGAACATCACCATCGTCGCCCCCTACTGTTCGCTTCCGTCCGAGCCGCATTTCAACCGCTTCTGGTATCTTGCCGAGCTGTTGTCGCAGTCTCATGATGTATTGCTGATTACCAGCAATTTCAAACACTATGACAAATCTTTCAGACGACCTGAAGATGCCGAATCTGCCTCGCAAGGTCGTCTGAAAGTCATGCTGCTGGAAGAGAGCGGCTACGGCAAAAACGTCTCGCTGGACCGCGTCAAAAGCCATCATGTGTTCGTCAAACATTTTGAGCAATGGCTGAACAACTGCCGTCCGGGCGAACAAGACGTCGTCTTTTCCGCCTACCCGCTGATCGCCACCAACCTGCTTTTGGGCGAACACAAAGCGCGTTTGGGCTACAAGCTGATTATCGACGTGCAGGACGTATGGCCGGAATCCTTCTCCTCGGTTGTGCCGTTTTTGAAAAAAATCCCGCACAACCTGCTGCCCTTCTCCTCCCGCGCCAACCGTGCCTACCGCTACGCCGACGCGCTGGTTGCCGTATCGCAGACCTACCTCGGCCGCGCCAAAGAAGCCAATCCGAACGTGCCCGGCGAAGTCGTCTATATCGGCGCGGATTTCCCCAAACTCGATGTCGCGCCGGCAAAAGACTTCGGCGACGACAAAACCCGCTTCTTCTACTTGGGTACGCTCAGTTACAGCTATGACGTGGAAACCGTGTGCAAAGGCGTTCGGAAACTGTTGGACGACGGCGAAAATGTAGAGCTGCACATCATGGGCGGCGGCCCCGATTTGGACAGGCTCAAACAATATGCCTGCGACGGCATCCAATTTTACGGCTACATCCCCTACGCCGAAATGATGTCGGTCGCCAAAGGCTGCGACATCTCCGTCAATGCCATTCACTCCTACGCCATGCAGTCGATTACCAACAAACTGTCCGACTATATGGCATTGCAAAAACCGATTTTAAACAGCCAGGTCAATGACGAAGTTGCCGAAGTCCTCACCCTGCTGCCGCACGCGGACTACCGTTCCGGCGATGTAGACAGCTTCGTCCAAGCCGCCAAAGATATTCTGGCGCGCAAAAACGACCCCGTTCAATCCGACGAAATCGTCCGCCGTTTCAAGCGCGACGTGGCGTATCAAAAAATCGTCAACCTGATTGAAAGATTAGCCCATGAGTAA
- a CDS encoding glycosyltransferase family 4 protein, producing the protein MKKIVLTTSMSGLGGTENATFRLGRLLRQRGHEVVLASSDGPLIKEAQALGIQWRPIDFYQGGILGYIKGMFAYMKMLKQEKPDIIHCQMARIVPACAIAAKISSPKTKVFYHARGLDAETYPKIAKLFDKLGVYIIGNCRHEQEKLIRHGFPANRITYTYNALHKADYVPEKTAKDYVMLGTLSRLDTVRAVHVMLDIFKKMVDRNMPVRLNVAGIGEEMDNLKAQAKRLGIDDKVNFLGGVRDLTGYFKDVDILVNTPHCIGDHGAGVGNNILEAGLYDTPVVTYNMGGISEMVITGETGYCFPFGEDEAFIEAVDKLIKQPELREKMGKALHKHVETLCSDDEIYRTTMAAYDM; encoded by the coding sequence ATGAAAAAAATTGTTTTGACTACTTCCATGTCCGGCCTCGGCGGCACTGAAAACGCGACCTTCCGCTTAGGACGGTTGCTCAGGCAGCGCGGCCACGAGGTCGTCCTTGCCTCTTCCGATGGCCCGCTCATCAAAGAGGCCCAAGCCTTGGGCATCCAATGGCGTCCGATTGATTTTTATCAGGGCGGCATCTTGGGCTACATCAAAGGCATGTTCGCCTACATGAAAATGTTGAAACAAGAAAAACCCGACATCATCCACTGCCAAATGGCGCGTATCGTTCCCGCCTGTGCCATCGCGGCGAAAATCTCTTCGCCGAAAACCAAAGTGTTCTACCATGCGCGCGGTTTGGATGCCGAAACTTATCCGAAAATCGCCAAACTTTTCGACAAACTGGGCGTATACATCATCGGCAACTGCAGACACGAGCAGGAAAAACTCATCCGCCACGGTTTCCCTGCCAACCGCATCACCTACACCTACAACGCCCTGCACAAAGCCGATTACGTTCCTGAAAAAACCGCCAAAGACTACGTCATGCTCGGCACGCTGTCGCGCTTGGATACCGTCCGCGCCGTGCATGTGATGCTGGACATCTTTAAGAAAATGGTCGACCGCAATATGCCCGTGCGCCTGAACGTAGCAGGCATAGGCGAAGAAATGGACAATCTGAAAGCGCAAGCGAAGCGTCTGGGCATAGACGATAAAGTCAACTTCCTCGGCGGCGTACGCGATTTGACCGGCTATTTCAAAGACGTGGATATTTTGGTGAACACGCCGCACTGTATCGGCGACCACGGCGCAGGCGTCGGCAACAACATCCTCGAAGCCGGCCTCTACGACACGCCCGTCGTCACCTACAACATGGGCGGCATTTCCGAAATGGTCATTACCGGCGAAACCGGATACTGTTTCCCCTTCGGCGAAGACGAAGCCTTTATCGAAGCCGTCGATAAACTCATCAAGCAACCCGAGCTGCGCGAAAAGATGGGCAAAGCCCTGCATAAACACGTTGAGACCTTGTGTTCCGATGATGAAATCTATCGCACCACAATGGCCGCTTACGATATGTGA
- a CDS encoding O-antigen ligase family protein has product MKLKTQTLYITLIYTISTAYMLGPMLSYKAGIPRIDNPLTILLLPTALLIFALESKRFNGKAGRMLAALAIMCGWGGIHLFITTLDSVRIMDTFFFLSLPSLFYLLYLVLSRHENPMAFIRHLLLFFCAFIIIPPAVEILTGIQFVQADEVLAIDAGIIKGFFFNPNNLGTTALCFAPAVLVFFNIDVSKKEYLLGLILFLCLGVVIFASASRTATLCYIILFILNLIYRNNGLFTLMTIGVTGAGLSMIPKQYIADFLLSLHGNAFLENISSRLYLFLFDLESDNSVGYRQEIYNYFWEHPPFLLLGYGPKKFQEYFGGHLSDSLAFENPHSFLIELYLGFGLISLTAFLFYAAYYFFCVAAGRNMKNKQRVIGLAAMGLFLLAGFIPSTIFRMPFIWLPCFLIFLYSVLPQRDTAYNAYRYTP; this is encoded by the coding sequence GTGAAACTCAAAACACAGACTTTATACATTACGCTGATATACACGATTTCAACCGCCTATATGCTGGGGCCGATGCTGTCGTACAAAGCCGGTATTCCGCGTATCGACAACCCCCTGACCATCCTGCTGCTGCCTACCGCCCTACTGATTTTTGCGTTAGAGTCCAAACGGTTCAACGGCAAAGCAGGCAGGATGTTGGCAGCGCTTGCCATCATGTGCGGTTGGGGCGGCATCCATCTGTTTATTACCACGCTGGATTCGGTCAGGATTATGGATACGTTTTTCTTCCTGTCCCTACCCAGCCTGTTTTATCTGCTGTACTTGGTATTGAGCCGACATGAAAATCCGATGGCGTTTATCCGCCACCTGCTGCTTTTTTTCTGCGCATTTATCATCATCCCGCCCGCTGTGGAGATTTTGACCGGCATCCAATTCGTTCAAGCAGATGAAGTATTGGCCATTGATGCGGGGATTATTAAGGGTTTCTTCTTTAACCCTAACAACTTAGGCACGACCGCCCTCTGTTTTGCGCCTGCCGTTTTAGTATTTTTCAATATTGATGTCAGTAAAAAAGAATACTTGCTCGGCTTGATACTTTTTTTATGTTTGGGCGTAGTCATTTTTGCCAGTGCGTCGCGTACCGCTACCCTGTGTTACATCATTTTGTTTATCCTGAACTTGATTTACCGTAACAACGGGCTGTTTACGCTGATGACCATAGGTGTTACAGGCGCCGGATTGTCGATGATTCCGAAACAGTACATTGCCGATTTCCTGCTCTCCCTGCACGGTAATGCCTTTTTGGAAAATATTTCCTCACGCCTGTATTTGTTCCTGTTTGATTTGGAAAGCGACAATTCGGTCGGCTACCGTCAGGAAATCTATAACTATTTCTGGGAACATCCGCCATTCCTGCTGTTGGGCTATGGTCCGAAAAAATTCCAAGAATATTTCGGCGGCCACTTGAGCGACAGTTTGGCGTTTGAAAACCCGCACAGCTTCCTTATCGAGCTATACCTCGGTTTTGGTCTGATTTCGCTGACGGCTTTTTTGTTCTATGCCGCATACTATTTCTTCTGCGTCGCCGCCGGCAGGAATATGAAAAACAAGCAGCGCGTCATTGGGTTGGCAGCAATGGGATTGTTCCTTTTGGCAGGTTTTATCCCGTCAACCATTTTTCGTATGCCCTTCATCTGGCTGCCCTGCTTTTTGATTTTCCTGTACAGCGTCCTGCCGCAGCGCGATACGGCGTATAACGCGTACCGATACACCCCTTGA
- a CDS encoding lipopolysaccharide biosynthesis protein, producing MNIRKILGYALGPIGSAAFGILSLPLISWYYPAEDIGRIVLLQTISGLAILILGLGLDQAYIREYYAAKDKASLFKSISLSPFVLTTVVILAVLVWNTAWPADLIFDLPDKTLGLLFLIFLLTCLFARFLSLILRMQEKAVAFSLSQLTPKFLILALVLLFVFSGVETDTVSLVLAYTVAQVLTVAVLTYQTRHELRAAARAPWSSETHHASLRYGLPLAFGNLAYWGLTSIDRFALKQWAGLNELGIYSMAVSFGAVALIFQSVFSTIWAPLVFKWVEDKTHLDKIGGITLSMTELISAMICFIGIFSPVVTWILPDKYAPVQFLLLSCMLYPLFYTLTEVSGIGLNVVKRTWLITAVNIVAFAINFSLLSLLVPHLGARGAAIASAISFWVFCIIKTEFSSRVWRPLPRLKIYTNTALSVLLCLSYTYFGTKENYPLFALLWLAGLSYLIWRRKSSLISAAAAVKSRLKR from the coding sequence ATGAATATAAGAAAAATACTCGGTTATGCCTTAGGCCCGATAGGCAGCGCGGCTTTCGGCATCCTCTCGCTTCCGCTGATTTCATGGTACTACCCTGCGGAAGACATCGGCCGCATCGTCTTACTGCAAACCATCTCCGGTCTGGCCATCCTGATTTTGGGGCTGGGTTTGGATCAGGCGTATATCCGCGAATATTACGCCGCTAAAGATAAAGCGTCCCTGTTTAAATCCATCAGCCTGTCGCCGTTCGTTTTGACGACTGTCGTGATTTTGGCGGTGCTTGTATGGAATACGGCTTGGCCGGCAGATTTGATTTTTGATTTGCCAGATAAAACCTTGGGCTTGCTGTTTTTAATTTTCCTGCTGACCTGCCTGTTTGCGCGGTTTCTCTCCCTAATACTGAGGATGCAGGAAAAAGCTGTCGCCTTTTCTCTCAGCCAGCTGACACCGAAATTCCTGATTTTGGCGTTGGTTTTGTTATTCGTTTTCAGCGGTGTCGAAACTGATACCGTCAGTCTTGTCCTTGCCTACACCGTGGCGCAAGTATTGACTGTCGCCGTTTTGACATACCAAACCAGACATGAACTGCGCGCTGCTGCGCGCGCTCCTTGGTCGTCTGAAACCCATCATGCAAGCCTGCGCTACGGCTTGCCCTTGGCATTCGGGAATTTGGCTTATTGGGGATTGACCTCAATCGATCGTTTTGCGCTCAAACAGTGGGCGGGTTTGAATGAGCTTGGCATTTACTCGATGGCGGTCAGCTTCGGCGCGGTTGCCCTGATTTTTCAAAGCGTATTCTCAACCATTTGGGCGCCTTTGGTGTTCAAATGGGTGGAAGACAAAACCCATTTGGATAAAATCGGCGGCATCACCCTTTCGATGACCGAATTAATCAGTGCGATGATTTGTTTTATCGGCATTTTCTCGCCCGTCGTTACTTGGATATTGCCCGACAAATACGCTCCGGTACAGTTTTTGCTGCTCTCATGCATGTTGTATCCGCTGTTTTATACGCTTACGGAAGTCAGCGGTATCGGATTGAACGTTGTCAAACGAACTTGGTTAATTACAGCAGTCAACATTGTCGCTTTTGCCATCAATTTCAGTCTGCTGTCGCTACTGGTTCCCCATTTGGGGGCGCGTGGTGCAGCCATAGCGAGCGCAATATCGTTTTGGGTGTTTTGCATCATCAAAACCGAATTTTCATCTAGGGTGTGGCGTCCTCTGCCGCGGCTGAAAATTTATACCAATACCGCTTTGAGCGTACTGCTTTGCCTGAGCTACACCTATTTCGGCACAAAGGAAAATTATCCGTTGTTCGCCTTGCTTTGGCTGGCAGGACTCTCCTATCTGATATGGCGTCGCAAGTCGTCCCTTATTTCGGCAGCAGCTGCTGTCAAGAGTCGTCTGAAAAGATAA
- a CDS encoding nucleotide sugar dehydrogenase yields MKNTTIQKFADKTAKIGIVGLGYVGLPLMLRYVDIGYQVLGFDIDKTKVDKLNKGETYIEHIPAEKIAAASNSLFEATTDFSRIGEVEAVILCVPTPLNKYREPDMSFVIDTTDAVKPYLRAGQVLSLESTTYPGTTEEELLPRVEEGGLKVGKDVFLVYSPEREDPGNPNFETRTIPKVIGGHTPACLEVGIALYQPAIDKVVPVSSTKAAELTKLLENIHRAVNIGLVNEMKIVADKMDVDIHEVIAAAATKPFGFVAYYPGPGLGGHCIPIDPFYLTWKAREYGVNTRFIELAGEVNSHMPDYVISKVGLALNEHNRSIKDSKILVLGIAYKKNVDDMRESPSVEVMDRLHKLGANISYSDPHVLEFPYIPGHHYFDLKSEPLTPETIAKYDCVVLTTDHDKFDYDMIAEHAKLIVDTRGKFPAKNPKVVKA; encoded by the coding sequence ATGAAAAATACCACCATTCAGAAATTTGCAGATAAAACCGCCAAAATCGGTATCGTCGGCTTGGGCTACGTCGGCCTGCCTCTGATGCTCCGCTATGTGGACATCGGTTATCAGGTTTTGGGCTTCGACATCGACAAAACCAAAGTCGACAAACTCAACAAAGGCGAGACCTACATCGAGCATATTCCTGCCGAGAAAATCGCCGCCGCTTCAAACAGCCTGTTTGAAGCCACCACTGACTTCTCCCGCATCGGCGAAGTGGAAGCCGTGATTTTGTGCGTACCGACTCCGTTGAACAAATACCGCGAGCCGGACATGAGTTTCGTTATCGACACCACCGACGCGGTGAAACCTTACCTTCGCGCCGGTCAAGTGCTGTCTTTGGAATCCACCACCTACCCCGGCACGACCGAAGAAGAATTGCTGCCGCGTGTTGAAGAAGGCGGCTTGAAAGTCGGTAAAGACGTGTTCTTGGTGTACTCTCCGGAACGCGAAGACCCGGGCAACCCGAATTTTGAAACCCGCACCATCCCGAAAGTCATCGGCGGTCATACCCCTGCTTGTTTGGAAGTCGGTATCGCGCTGTATCAACCTGCCATCGACAAAGTCGTACCGGTAAGCTCCACCAAAGCCGCCGAGCTGACCAAGCTTCTGGAAAACATCCACCGCGCCGTGAACATCGGTTTGGTGAACGAGATGAAAATCGTCGCCGACAAAATGGATGTCGATATTCACGAAGTCATCGCCGCCGCGGCAACCAAACCGTTCGGCTTTGTCGCCTACTATCCCGGTCCGGGCTTGGGCGGTCACTGTATCCCCATCGATCCGTTCTACCTGACTTGGAAAGCGCGCGAATACGGCGTGAACACCCGCTTCATCGAGCTGGCAGGCGAAGTGAACTCCCACATGCCCGACTACGTCATCAGCAAAGTGGGCCTGGCTTTGAACGAACACAACCGTTCCATCAAAGACAGCAAAATCTTGGTTTTGGGTATCGCCTACAAGAAAAACGTGGACGACATGCGCGAAAGTCCGTCTGTGGAAGTGATGGACCGCCTGCACAAATTGGGTGCAAACATTTCCTACTCTGACCCGCACGTGCTTGAATTCCCATACATCCCCGGCCACCACTACTTCGACCTGAAGAGCGAGCCGCTGACGCCGGAAACCATAGCGAAATACGACTGCGTGGTGCTGACGACCGACCATGACAAGTTTGACTACGACATGATTGCCGAACACGCCAAACTGATTGTCGATACGCGCGGCAAGTTCCCTGCGAAAAACCCGAAAGTCGTGAAAGCGTAA